AGACGGGGGACAAACCTGGACGTCTTGCGGTCCAACCAATCACGGCGATCTGGAACTTCGATGCGTACATGCGTTTGATGACCAACATGCTTGCATTGCAAGTGCGGGAACTCCCGCAGTGTTGCTGCGAACCGTCGATGGCGGAATGACCTGGACCGAAACTTATCGGGCGTCTTCACCTGCCGCTTTCCTTGACGCCATGTCCTTTTGGGATTCCAAACACGGCATTGCGTTCAGCGATCCGGTCGAAGGAAAGCTGCTCGTCGTCAAAACCGATGACGGCGGCCGAAGCTGGACCTCCGTGTCCGATCAATTGCCCGAAGCACGCGAAGGCGAAGCCGCGTTTGCCGCCAGCAACTCATCACTCTGTGTTGGCGATTCAGGACGACTTTGGTTTGGCACCGGAGGAGCGAAATCCGACTCGAGCCGGCTGTACTTTCGATCCGAGTGGAACGGCCAATGGTCCACCGCATCGCCCCCCATCCCAAGCTCTTCCACCTCGGGTATTTTTTCGATCACCACGCTGAAGCCTCAGAAAAAGCATCCCCAATCGTCGATCGTCATCTGCGTCGGTGGCGACTACCGCGTCAGCGAGCCCTCACCCGTCACTGGTTGCATCAGTCACGACGGAGGCGTCAGTTGGCGAGTCATGCAAACTCAACCCGGCGGCTTTCGCAGTGCATTGATCGTGACGCCGCCGAACAGTGTCCTTTCCGGGAACCTAATTGCCGTTGGACCAGAAGGCACCGACATTTCGAACGACGGCGATCTCTGGCGTGCAATCGCCTCCACCGGTTTTCATGCACTCGCGATCGGTGACACCGAAGTTTTTGCATGTGGCTCGGAAGGACGCTTTGGCCGATTGACGCTTGCAAATCCTTGATCGAGCAGAGCGTAGACGTTTCCCCGTCAGCCTTTGCAGCTCAGATAGAAATCAGTTCGGCATCTCGCCGATTGCTTGCACCAGCGATGTTCGAATTTGCTCTTGTTGCTCCGAGTCGGTAATCGGAGTCTCGTCCAAATTGGTCACATAGAACACGTCGGCGATCTGGTCCAAGTGCGTGTCAATCTTTGCGAACTGGATCACAACATTCATGTCCGACAACGTCTTGGAAATGCTCGACAGCAACGCTGGACGGTCGTAAGCAAAGATGGACAGAATCGTTTGATGGTCGAATGTGTCGTTGTCAAACACGATCTTCGTCGGCAACAACAGCACGCTGGATGGCTCGCGAGCGCCTTGCGTTTGCCACACTCGACGAGGCGTCGGCATCACCGATTCGGGTTCATCAATCGCCCGCGAAACCACTTGGCACACTTCGTCAATCCGTAAGTTGGCTTCGCGTTGCTTCAACTCAGGATCGTTGACCCAAAACTGGTCCCACAGCAAATCTTGCCCGACCGTTTCCACGTTGGCTCGCATGATCGACAAACCACATGCGCTGAACGCGGCCGTGATTCGAGCAAAGATCCCAATTCTTTGCTCCCCCAAACGCAAGACGATCGTGTAACGCACCGCCGACGCAGCAGGATCGACCGCGCCCGTGCAATAGCAGCCCGGATTCTGCGACAACCATTCTCCGACTTGATGCAATTCGTGAATCAAGTCTTCGGTGGAATGCTGACGCAACAATGACAGCGGCATTTCACGAGCGAACTGGATCAACGACGGATCGGCGTCTTTCTCACCCAAAGCCACGCCAACTTGTTCGATCTTGGAATCCAAGTCCAATTCGTTCTCACCGGGCAGGTTCCCAGTTTCGAAATAGCGTCGTGCCCGTAGGTAGAGGTCTTCGATCAGCCCCATCTTCCAATCGTTCAGCACGTCTGGACCGACCGCCTGCAAATCCGCGACCGTGTGAATCAGCAGCAATTCCAATCGTGCGATGGAGCCGACTTCGACAGCAAATTTGTGGACGACTTCCGGATCGTTTAGGTCGTGACGAAACGCGACCTCATTGATCAACAAATGACGATGGATCAACCACTGCAACGTGTCCTTGTCTTCCGCACTCATGCCAAACGCATCGGCGACTTCCAACGCGATGCGGCGCCCCACTTCGCTGTGATCTTCTTCGTAGCCTTTGCCTAGATCGTGAATCAGCAATGCCAGGTGCAGCAGCGTCTTGTCTTTCAGACGACGATACCGCCGCCCCATCGACGTTTCGGCTTCTTCGAAATCCGTGGCGGCTTCCACCGCGCGGATGCAGTGCGCGTCGACGGTGTATTTGTGATAAGCGTTGAACTGCAACAACCC
This DNA window, taken from Rhodopirellula halodulae, encodes the following:
- a CDS encoding WD40/YVTN/BNR-like repeat-containing protein yields the protein MFSVCVGADLAAVQWHVTETGVTASLRGLSAVDDRVIWASGSDATVIRSTDGGQTWTSCGPTNHGDLELRCVHAFDDQHACIASAGTPAVLLRTVDGGMTWTETYRASSPAAFLDAMSFWDSKHGIAFSDPVEGKLLVVKTDDGGRSWTSVSDQLPEAREGEAAFAASNSSLCVGDSGRLWFGTGGAKSDSSRLYFRSEWNGQWSTASPPIPSSSTSGIFSITTLKPQKKHPQSSIVICVGGDYRVSEPSPVTGCISHDGGVSWRVMQTQPGGFRSALIVTPPNSVLSGNLIAVGPEGTDISNDGDLWRAIASTGFHALAIGDTEVFACGSEGRFGRLTLANP